From the genome of Streptomyces sp. V1I1, one region includes:
- a CDS encoding DUF1203 domain-containing protein, whose translation MTSTLWTARPIQPAALKQLRDTDDAGRPCVPYTDTEGGAPLRCCLRPSGIGERIALVSYAPLRRWAAETWAKPGAYDEQGPVFIHAEECEGPREQDGYPFAHPGALRTLRRYDAEGHIAGGRLLEIPEAATEGFDAAFAEAFAGPEVVLVHVRAVEYGCFHFEVRRL comes from the coding sequence ATGACATCGACTCTCTGGACCGCCCGCCCCATCCAGCCCGCCGCTCTCAAGCAGCTGCGCGACACCGACGACGCGGGCCGGCCCTGCGTCCCGTACACCGACACCGAGGGCGGCGCACCCCTGCGCTGCTGTCTGCGGCCGAGCGGGATCGGGGAGCGGATCGCGCTCGTCTCGTACGCGCCGCTGCGGCGATGGGCCGCCGAGACGTGGGCCAAGCCCGGGGCGTACGACGAGCAGGGGCCCGTCTTCATCCATGCCGAGGAGTGCGAGGGGCCTCGGGAGCAGGACGGTTACCCCTTCGCCCACCCCGGGGCCCTGCGGACGCTGCGGCGCTACGACGCCGAGGGCCACATCGCGGGCGGCCGCCTCCTGGAGATTCCGGAGGCGGCCACCGAAGGGTTCGACGCGGCGTTCGCGGAAGCCTTTGCCGGTCCCGAGGTGGTCCTCGTACATGTCAGGGCTGTGGAGTACGGCTGCTTCCACTTCGAGGTGCGCCGCCTTTGA
- a CDS encoding CehA/McbA family metallohydrolase has translation MCNDEHTEHAMDRRGLLVTGAAAALTLGTVSFANAAPNSDGQAGQSDGQTEVVRGTLPPGSPDFVYLPVEVPRGVREIHVAYTYERPVVPAGTQGNALDIGIFDERGTELGGDGFRGWSGGARTEFFIRADEATPGYIPGPVRAGTWYIALGPYTVSPQGLTYEVTITLRYGAPGKTPKPVYPPERAKGRGRAWYRGDCHLHSWYSDGKRTPAEIAALARGAGLDFINTSEHNTHAAHRAWQGQWGDDLLILTGEEVTTRNGHVVALGTDPGTFVDWRYRARDNRFGRYAREIRRSGGLVVPAHPHATCIGCNWKFGFGEADAVEVWNGAYTPDDEVSLQAWDNTLVASVRSGKPWTPAMGNSDAHRHPDPVGTPQTVVLADELSREAILDGIRAGRSYVAESSAVSLSFSAAGGHGQHAGIGERLRVDADDPVTVRLEVGGAPNCSARIVTDQGVLHTVALPASGTGTVEWGTTASYAAYVRAEVRRAPVVPGLPGPLAAFTNPVFLGS, from the coding sequence ATGTGCAACGACGAACACACAGAACACGCCATGGACAGACGCGGCCTGCTGGTGACGGGAGCGGCCGCGGCGCTTACGTTGGGCACTGTGAGCTTCGCCAACGCGGCACCGAACAGCGACGGACAAGCCGGCCAGAGCGACGGGCAGACCGAGGTCGTACGCGGCACGCTGCCGCCCGGCTCCCCCGACTTCGTGTATCTCCCGGTCGAGGTCCCGCGAGGCGTACGCGAGATCCACGTCGCGTACACCTACGAGCGGCCCGTCGTCCCGGCCGGCACCCAGGGCAACGCCCTCGACATCGGCATCTTCGACGAGCGCGGCACTGAGCTCGGCGGGGACGGCTTCCGCGGCTGGTCGGGCGGGGCGCGCACCGAGTTCTTCATCCGCGCGGACGAGGCGACGCCGGGCTACATCCCGGGCCCGGTACGGGCCGGCACCTGGTACATCGCGCTGGGCCCGTACACGGTCTCGCCGCAGGGTCTCACGTACGAAGTCACCATCACGCTCCGGTACGGCGCGCCCGGCAAGACCCCCAAGCCGGTCTACCCGCCGGAGCGGGCCAAGGGCCGTGGCCGCGCCTGGTACCGCGGCGACTGCCACCTGCACTCCTGGTACTCGGACGGCAAGCGCACCCCGGCCGAGATCGCCGCGCTCGCGCGCGGCGCCGGGCTCGACTTCATCAACACCTCCGAGCACAACACCCATGCGGCGCACCGGGCGTGGCAGGGACAGTGGGGCGACGACCTGCTGATCCTCACCGGCGAGGAGGTGACGACGCGCAACGGCCACGTCGTCGCGCTCGGCACCGACCCCGGGACCTTCGTCGACTGGCGTTACCGGGCCCGCGACAACCGTTTCGGCCGCTACGCCCGCGAGATCAGGCGCTCCGGCGGCCTGGTCGTCCCGGCCCACCCGCACGCCACCTGCATCGGCTGCAACTGGAAGTTCGGCTTCGGCGAGGCGGACGCGGTGGAGGTGTGGAACGGCGCGTACACCCCCGACGACGAGGTCTCGCTACAGGCCTGGGACAACACGCTGGTCGCGTCCGTACGCTCCGGAAAGCCCTGGACCCCGGCGATGGGCAACAGCGACGCGCACCGCCACCCGGACCCGGTCGGCACGCCGCAGACCGTGGTCCTGGCCGACGAGCTGTCCCGCGAGGCGATCCTGGACGGCATCCGGGCGGGACGCTCGTACGTCGCCGAGTCCTCCGCGGTGTCGCTGTCCTTCTCGGCGGCGGGGGGACACGGGCAGCACGCGGGCATCGGCGAACGGCTGCGCGTCGACGCCGACGACCCGGTGACGGTACGCCTGGAGGTCGGCGGCGCGCCGAACTGCTCGGCCCGCATCGTGACCGACCAGGGCGTGCTGCACACGGTGGCGCTGCCGGCGTCGGGGACGGGCACGGTGGAGTGGGGCACGACGGCGTCGTACGCGGCGTATGTACGGGCGGAGGTGCGGCGCGCGCCGGTGGTGCCGGGACTGCCGGGTCCGCTGGCGGCGTTCACGAACCCGGTCTTCCTCGGAAGCTGA
- a CDS encoding LLM class F420-dependent oxidoreductase: MRISTTIFLTDETITPVRLARELEERGFGGLYLPEHTHIPVERATPYPAGGELPPEYGRTLDPFVALGQAAAATSRLGLGTGITLVAQHDPIDLAKQIATLDHLSGGRFTLGVGFGWNKEEAADHGVEWATRRELGRERMALMRALWAAEPTAYNGEFGAVRASYAYPKPAGGAPRTLVGGAAGPKLFSHIAEYADGWLPIGGRGLTESVPVLREVWEKAGRDPGALQVVPYAVLPSPGKLAHYAELGVEEVVLQLPPAGEAEVLGVLDEYAQYV; encoded by the coding sequence ATGAGGATCTCGACGACGATCTTCCTCACGGACGAGACGATCACGCCCGTACGGCTGGCGCGGGAGCTGGAGGAACGTGGCTTCGGCGGGCTCTACCTGCCGGAACACACCCATATCCCGGTGGAGCGCGCGACCCCGTACCCCGCGGGCGGAGAGCTGCCGCCCGAGTACGGCCGCACCCTCGACCCCTTCGTCGCCCTGGGCCAGGCCGCGGCGGCCACGTCGCGCCTTGGCCTGGGCACCGGCATCACGCTGGTCGCCCAGCACGACCCGATCGACCTGGCCAAGCAGATCGCGACCCTCGACCATCTCTCCGGCGGGCGGTTCACGCTCGGCGTCGGATTCGGCTGGAACAAGGAAGAAGCCGCGGACCACGGCGTGGAGTGGGCGACGCGGCGCGAGCTGGGGCGGGAGCGGATGGCGCTGATGCGGGCGCTGTGGGCGGCCGAACCGACCGCGTACAACGGCGAGTTCGGGGCGGTGCGGGCGTCGTACGCGTACCCGAAGCCCGCGGGCGGCGCGCCGCGCACGCTGGTCGGCGGGGCGGCCGGTCCGAAGCTCTTCTCGCACATCGCGGAGTACGCGGACGGCTGGCTCCCGATCGGCGGGCGTGGCCTGACGGAGTCGGTCCCGGTGCTGCGCGAGGTGTGGGAGAAGGCGGGGCGTGACCCGGGCGCGTTGCAGGTCGTCCCGTACGCGGTCCTGCCGAGCCCCGGGAAGCTGGCGCACTACGCGGAACTGGGCGTGGAGGAGGTCGTGCTGCAACTGCCGCCGGCGGGGGAGGCGGAGGTGCTGGGGGTGCTGGACGAGTACGCGCAGTACGTGTGA
- a CDS encoding DUF397 domain-containing protein — MNTTELDWFKSSYSSGEGGACVEVATSPAAIHVRDSKVTQGPQLAVTPATWSAFVSYARRHPTG; from the coding sequence ATGAACACCACGGAACTCGACTGGTTCAAGAGCAGCTACAGCAGCGGCGAAGGCGGCGCCTGCGTCGAGGTCGCCACCTCCCCCGCCGCCATCCACGTCCGGGACTCCAAGGTCACCCAGGGCCCCCAGCTCGCCGTCACCCCCGCCACCTGGTCCGCCTTCGTCTCCTACGCCCGGCGGCACCCGACCGGCTGA
- a CDS encoding helix-turn-helix transcriptional regulator: protein MTEERPERPAEVDGTAHLFSALGKQIKVLRENASMSQRELGVAAHCGEDLISSMERGVRTPQPDFLERADELLAAGGVLKAAIEDVREAQAKARTRHPDWFRDYAKAEAEAVALHDYSNQAVPGLLQTEEYARAIFTQRRPLLDESTIEKRVVDRLARQQIFERWPAPIFSYVLEEALLRRPIGGRAVHENQLRQLLRFGRLRTVELQVMPLDREEHPSLDGAFILLTPKGRQQVAYTEIYGHPRLITDPEEVRTFTERYGIIRAQALTPRESLSLIEKMLGER from the coding sequence ATGACGGAAGAGCGGCCGGAGCGGCCGGCTGAAGTGGACGGGACGGCGCACCTCTTCAGCGCTCTCGGCAAGCAGATCAAGGTGCTGCGTGAGAACGCCTCGATGAGCCAGCGGGAGCTGGGCGTTGCTGCGCACTGCGGGGAGGACCTGATCTCCTCGATGGAGCGGGGCGTACGGACACCGCAGCCCGACTTCCTGGAGCGGGCCGATGAGTTGCTGGCGGCCGGGGGCGTACTGAAGGCGGCGATCGAGGACGTACGGGAGGCGCAGGCGAAGGCACGGACGCGGCATCCGGACTGGTTCCGGGATTACGCGAAGGCCGAGGCGGAGGCCGTCGCTCTGCACGACTACAGCAATCAGGCCGTTCCTGGACTGCTCCAGACCGAGGAGTACGCAAGGGCGATCTTCACCCAGCGGCGGCCGCTGTTGGACGAGTCAACCATCGAGAAGCGGGTAGTCGACCGACTCGCTCGCCAGCAGATCTTCGAGCGCTGGCCCGCGCCCATCTTCAGTTACGTGCTGGAAGAGGCCCTGCTGCGGCGACCGATCGGCGGACGGGCCGTCCATGAGAACCAGTTGCGGCAGCTACTGCGCTTCGGACGGCTGCGGACCGTGGAGCTCCAGGTGATGCCGCTAGATCGCGAGGAACACCCAAGCCTGGACGGCGCGTTCATCCTTCTGACGCCCAAGGGGCGGCAGCAGGTGGCGTACACGGAGATCTACGGACACCCCCGGCTGATCACCGACCCGGAAGAAGTCCGCACCTTCACCGAACGCTATGGGATCATCCGAGCGCAGGCTCTCACGCCCCGGGAGTCGCTGTCCCTGATCGAGAAGATGCTGGGAGAACGATGA
- a CDS encoding ATP-binding protein, which yields MKAEITLPTAEFTQRFSATRRGARLARHLALHQLDAWGIPYGSDLSDSTAVIVAEFTANAVTHGRVPGRDFELRLTLAPTTLRIEVSDPRGEREPEPRPPAPEAEDGRGLQLVEALATSWGTKDRLIGKTVWAELTAP from the coding sequence ATGAAGGCCGAAATCACCCTCCCCACCGCTGAGTTCACGCAGCGCTTCAGCGCCACCCGCCGCGGCGCCCGCCTCGCTCGGCACCTCGCCCTGCACCAGCTCGACGCGTGGGGCATCCCGTACGGCAGCGACCTCTCCGACTCGACCGCGGTGATCGTCGCCGAGTTCACGGCGAACGCGGTCACCCACGGCCGCGTCCCTGGCCGCGACTTCGAGCTGCGCCTCACCCTTGCCCCGACGACCCTCCGCATCGAGGTCTCGGACCCGCGCGGGGAGCGCGAACCGGAGCCGCGGCCGCCCGCGCCCGAGGCCGAGGACGGCCGCGGACTTCAGCTCGTCGAGGCGCTCGCCACGTCCTGGGGCACGAAAGACCGTCTTATCGGCAAGACGGTCTGGGCGGAACTGACGGCGCCGTGA
- a CDS encoding aldo/keto reductase yields MPFARLAAATTPTAHIGLGLAAVGRPGYINLGRDADLPAERSVETLRRRTHELLDAAYAQGVRYVDVARSYGRSEEFLADWLARRPDIDDLVVGSKWGYRYTADWRTDADVHEVKDHSVSTFEEQRAETAALLEDRLDLYQIHSVTPDSPALSDKELHTRLAQFAAESGVSVGFTTSGPSQAETIRAALAVTVDDKPLFRTVQSTYNVLETSAGPALADAHDSGVCVIVKEAMANGRLAAPHAPAALREIAEQTGLGCDAVALAMVLRKPWASMVLSGAATAVHLSSNLHAAVVDLDDEQLGRLADMAEKQSDYWRERAALPWT; encoded by the coding sequence ATGCCCTTCGCCCGCCTAGCAGCCGCGACGACCCCCACCGCCCACATCGGCCTCGGCCTTGCCGCTGTAGGCCGCCCCGGGTACATCAACCTCGGGAGGGACGCCGATCTGCCGGCCGAGCGCAGTGTCGAGACCCTGCGCCGCCGGACGCACGAACTGCTGGACGCCGCCTATGCCCAGGGCGTCCGCTACGTGGACGTGGCCCGCTCCTACGGCCGCTCCGAGGAGTTCCTCGCCGACTGGCTGGCCCGGCGACCCGACATCGACGACCTGGTCGTCGGCAGCAAGTGGGGATACCGGTACACGGCGGACTGGCGCACCGACGCCGACGTCCACGAGGTCAAGGACCACAGCGTCAGCACCTTCGAGGAGCAGCGCGCCGAGACGGCCGCGCTACTGGAGGACCGGCTCGACCTGTACCAGATCCACTCCGTCACGCCCGACAGCCCTGCCCTCTCCGACAAGGAACTCCACACCAGACTTGCCCAGTTCGCCGCCGAGAGCGGAGTGAGCGTGGGCTTCACCACCAGCGGCCCCTCCCAGGCCGAGACGATCCGGGCGGCCCTCGCCGTCACGGTCGACGACAAGCCGCTGTTCCGTACGGTGCAGAGCACCTACAACGTTCTCGAGACCTCGGCCGGGCCCGCGCTCGCCGACGCCCACGACTCGGGCGTCTGCGTCATCGTCAAGGAGGCCATGGCCAACGGACGCCTTGCCGCGCCGCACGCCCCGGCCGCGCTCCGGGAGATCGCCGAACAGACCGGCCTGGGCTGTGACGCGGTCGCGCTGGCCATGGTCCTGCGCAAACCCTGGGCATCGATGGTCCTCTCGGGCGCCGCGACGGCCGTGCACCTGTCCTCGAACCTGCACGCGGCGGTCGTCGACCTCGATGACGAACAACTGGGCCGCCTCGCCGACATGGCGGAGAAACAGTCCGACTACTGGCGTGAGCGAGCCGCACTCCCCTGGACCTGA
- a CDS encoding ATP-binding protein translates to MTTPAMPTSDIDVDLPPRTEHICPLPHIPDSVSAVRRRARTVLAHWALPTETADAALLVISELITNAIAHALPPAVLRLSMPVAGGRRGLRIEVTDAGPLPRPRPSPDSPHSAEYEEHGRGTGIIAALSARHGVSHHLHRITRWGDLHVASGHTGCAAAASP, encoded by the coding sequence ATGACCACCCCGGCCATGCCCACGTCCGACATCGACGTGGACCTGCCCCCGCGGACCGAGCACATCTGCCCGCTGCCGCACATCCCTGACAGCGTCTCCGCCGTGCGCCGCCGCGCACGCACAGTCCTGGCCCACTGGGCCCTGCCCACGGAGACAGCCGACGCCGCCCTCCTGGTGATCTCCGAACTGATCACCAACGCGATCGCCCACGCACTGCCCCCAGCAGTGCTGCGGCTGTCGATGCCCGTGGCCGGCGGCCGTCGCGGCCTCCGCATCGAGGTCACAGACGCTGGCCCCCTGCCCCGGCCGCGCCCATCACCCGACAGCCCGCACTCTGCGGAATATGAGGAACACGGCCGCGGGACCGGCATCATCGCCGCCCTCTCCGCGCGGCACGGCGTATCCCATCACCTCCACAGAATCACCCGATGGGGGGACCTCCACGTGGCGTCCGGCCACACTGGATGTGCTGCGGCTGCAAGCCCTTGA